In Gymnogyps californianus isolate 813 chromosome 1, ASM1813914v2, whole genome shotgun sequence, the following are encoded in one genomic region:
- the LOC127027171 gene encoding solute carrier family 23 member 1-like: MTPSPDKELNGLDNPSFVGEDGSYYCSSPDRAARGPEEGGGMGHGRSKLAYTVTDVPPWYLCILLGIQHFLTAMGGLVAIPLILSKELCLQHDLLTQSHLISTIFFVSGICTLLQVLFGVRLPIIQGGTFAFLTPTLAMLSLPKWKCPAWTQNATLVNASSPEFIEVWQTRMREVQGAIIVASCFQIFVGFSGLIGFLMRFIGPLTIAPTITLVALPLFDSAGDEAGQHWGIAFMTISFIVLFSQYLKDVPVPLPSYQRDRKCHLSPVYLFQIFPVLLGLSLSWLLCYVLTVTDVLPADPTAYGHLARTDTRGDVLSQAPWFRLPYPGQWGVPTISLAGIFGILAGVISSMLESVGDYYACARLSGAPPPPKHAISRGIGVEGIGCLLAGAWGTGNGTTSYSENVGALGITKVGSRTVIIAGACAMLLSGIFGKVGAMLASIPTPVIGGMFLVMFGVITAVGISNLQYTDMNSSRNIFIFGFSVFAGLTVPNWASKNSTLLETGIIQLDQVIQVLLTTGMFVGGLLGFILDNTIPGTQEERGLLAWKHSHKGGVDNSQLISKVYDLPFGIGTRYCAVSWFRYLPACPKRLPVGTRMDELKAAGQESSVKASSETDCKIGADTRI; encoded by the exons ATGACCCCCTCCCCAGACAAAGAACTCAACGGGCTAGATAACCCCAGCTTCGTG GGCGAAGATGGGAGCTACTACTGTTCCTCACCAGATCGCGCTGCCCGAGGCCCAGAAGAAGGTGGGGGCATGGGCCATGGCCGCAGCAAGCTTGCCTACACTGTCACGGACGTGCCCCCCTGGTACCTGTGTATCCTGCTGGGCATTCAG CATTTCCTGACAGCCATGGGAGGTCTCGTAGCCATCCCACTGATCCTCTCCAAAGAGCTTTGCCTCCAGCACGACCTCCTCACCCAGAGCCACCTGATCAGCACCATCTTCTTTGTCTCAGGGATTTGCACCCTGCTGCAAGTCCTCTTTGGAGTCAG GTTGCCTATTATTCAAGGAGGGACTTTTGCGTTCCTGACCCCCACCCTGGCCATGCTGTCTCTCCCCAAGTGGAAGTGCCCTGCCTGGACACAGAACGCCACCCTGGTAAATGCCTCTTCACCAGAGTTCATCGAAGTCTGGCAAACTCGGATGCGAGAG GTGCAAGGAGCTATCATTGTAGCTTCCTGCTTTCAAATCTTTGTTGGATTTTCTGGCCTGATCGGATTTCTGATGAGGTTCATCGGCCCCCTGACAATTGCCCCCACCATCACCTTGGTTGCGCTACCTCTCTTTGACTCGGCTGGGGACGAGGCTGGGCAGCACTGGGGCATAGCATTCAT GACTATTTCTTTCATAGTTCTGTTCTCTCAGTACCTGAAAGATGTGCCTGTGCCGCTGCCGTCTTACCAGAGAGACAGGAAGTGCCACCTCTCCCCAGTCTACCTCTTCCAGATCTTCCCG gtgctgctggggctctccctgagctggctgctctgctaCGTGCTGACGGTGACCGACGTCCTCCCTGCGGACCCCACTGCCTATGGCCACTTGGCCCGGACGGACACCCGTGGGGATGTTTTGTCCCAGGCTCCCTGGTTTCGGCTGCCTTACCCAG GCCAGTGGGGAGTGCCAACCATCAGCCTGGCTGGGATATTCGGCATCTTAGCCGGGGTGATTTCCTCCATGCTGGAGTCCGTGGGAGATTACTATGCCTGCGCCCGCCTGTCcggggccccgccgccaccAAAGCACGCCATCAGCCGTGGGATAGGGGTGGAAGGCATCGGCTGCCTCCTGGCCGGAGCCTGGGGAACGGGGAACGGCACCACGTCGTACAGCGAGAATGTGGGGGCCCTGGGCATCACCAAG GTAGGGAGTCGAACGGTGATCATTGCCGGTGCCTGCGCCATGCTCCTGAGCGGCATCTTCGGGAAAGTCGGGGCGATGCTTGCCAGCATACCCACCCCTGTGATTGGAGGCATGTTCCTTGTGATGTTCGGAGTTATCACGGCAGTGGGGATTTCCAATTTGCAG TACACAGATATGAACTCCTCCAGAAACATCTTTATCTTtggattttctgtatttgctggCCTCACGGTTCCCAACTGGGCAAGCAAAAATAGTACACTGCTGGAAACAG GAATCATCCAGCTGGACCAGGTGATCCAGGTGCTTCTCACCACTGGCATGTTTGTGGGCGGACTCCTGGGGTTTATCCTTGATAACACCATTCCAG GAACACAGGAGGAGCGGGGGCTCCTGGCATGGAAGCATAGCCACAAGGGAGGGGTGGACAACTCTCAGCTCATTTCCAAAGTCTATGATCTTCCATTTGGCATAGGCACCAGATACTGTGCTGTCTCTTGGTTTCGGTATCTCCCCGCTTGCCCCAAAAGACTACCTGTTGGCACGAGAATGGATGAACTGAAGGCTGCTGGACAGGAAAGCAGTGTTAAAGCAAGCTCAGAAACGGACTGTAAGATAGGTGCTGATACAAGGATATAA